The Nerophis lumbriciformis linkage group LG05, RoL_Nlum_v2.1, whole genome shotgun sequence genome contains a region encoding:
- the actn3b gene encoding alpha-actinin-3b isoform X2, with protein sequence MLLHSRVPCLFSKPKLISGHMGHTSDTHIHTLRFINSNRCTSQYLIGVQAGHSRSPLPRPLHLFWARTRHWGSCAPPLSTKGAEEWEQSSRVHQDGTMTTLESHMTYTIHSEQTYMTQEDDWDRDLLLDPAWEKQQRKTFTAWCNSHLRKAGTQIENIEEDFRNGLKLMLLLEVISGERLPKPDKGKMRFHKIANVNKALDFICSKGVKLVSIGAEEIVDGNGKMTLGMIWTIILRFAIQDISVEETSAKEGLLLWCQRKTAPYRNVNVQNFHISWKDGLALCALIHRHRPDLIDYSKLRKDDPIGNLNTAFEVAEKFLDIPKMLDAEDIVNTPKPDEKAIMTYVSCFYHAFAGAEQAETAANRICKVLAVNQENEKLMEEYEKLASELLEWIRRTIPWLENRVAEQTMRAMQQKLEDFRDYRRVHKPPRVQEKCQLEINFNTLQTKLRLSNRPAFMPSEGKMVSDIANAWKGLEQVEKGYEEWLLTEIRRLERLDHLAEKFKQKCNMHESWTAGKEGLLSQKDYESASLMEIRALMRKHEAFESDLAAHQDRVEQIAAIAQELNELDYHDAATVNSRCQGICDQWDNLGTLTQKRRDALERVEKLWETIDQLYLEFAKRAAPFNNWMDGAMEDLQDMFIVHSIEEIQTLITAHDQFKATLPEADKERMATLGIHTEIVKIAQTYGIKLSGINPYTNLSSQDISTKWDTVKHLVPLRDQMLQEEVARQQANERLRRQFAAQANIIGPWIQTKMEEISHVSVDIAGSLEEQMNSLKQYEQNIINYKSNIDKLEGDHQLSQESLIFDNKHTNYTMEHIRVGWEQLLTTIARTINEVENQILTRDAKGISQEQLNEFRASFNHFDRKRNGMMDPDDFRACLISMGYDLGEVEFARIMTLVDPNNTNVVTFQAFIDFMTRETAETDTAEQVMASFKILASDKNYITVEELRRELPLEQAEYCISRMTRYVGAESPPGALDYISFSSALYGESDL encoded by the exons ATGCTTCTTCACTCAAGAGTCCCTTGTCTATTTTCCAAGCCAAAGTTGATTTCCGGACACATGGGACACACttcagacacacacatacacacactccgcTTCATTAACAGCAACAGGTGCACATCTCAGTACTTGATTGGCGTGCAGGCGGGCCACTCGCGCAGCCCTTTACCCCGCCCCCTGCACCTTTTTTGGGCCAGAACCCGACACTGGGGGTCATGTGCGCCACCGCTTAGCACCAAAGGAGCAGAGGAGTGGGAGCAGTCCAGCAGAGTCCATCAAGA CGGCACCATGACGACGCTCGAGAGCCACATGACGTACACCATCCACAGTGAGCAGACGTACATGACCCAGGAGGATGACTGGGACCGGGACCTGCTGCTCGACCCAGCCTGGGAGAAGCAGCAGAGGAAG aCGTTCACAGCTTGGTGCAACTCTCACCTGAGGAAGGCTGGCACGCAGATTGAGAATATTGAGGAGGATTTCAGAAATGGCCTCAAGCTGATGTTGCTTCTGGAGGTCATATCCG GTGAGAGGCTTCCCAAACCAGACAAAGGCAAGATGCGCTTCCACAAGATCGCTAACGTAAACAAAGCTCTGGACTTCATCTGCAGCAAAGGCGTCAAGTTGGTATCCATCGGCGCCGAGG aAATTGTTGATGGAAACGGGAAGATGACTCTTGGAATGATTTGGACCATCATCCTACGCTTCGCTATCCAGGACATTTCtgttgaag AGACGTCTGCTAAGGAGGGTCTGCTGCTGTGGTGTCAGAGGAAGACCGCTCCCTACAGGAACGTCAATGTGCAGAACTTCCACATCAG CTGGAAGGACGGCCTGGCTCTGTGCGCCCTCATCCACAGACACAGACCTGACCTCATCGACTACTCCAAACTGAGAAAG GACGATCCCATTGGCAATCTGAACACAGCCTTTGAGGTGGCTGAGAAGTTCCTGGACATCCCAAAGATGTTGGATGCTGAAG ACATTGTCAACACGCCCAAACCCGACGAGAAAGCCATCATGACTTATGTATCCTGCTTCTACCACGCCTTTGCTGGCGCTGAGCAG GCTGAGACGGCCGCCAACCGGATCTGCAAGGTCCTGGCAGTCAACCAAGAGAACGAGAAGCTGATGGAGGAGTACGAGAAGCTGGCCAGCGAG CTTCTGGAGTGGATCCGCCGCACCATTCCCTGGCTGGAGAATCGCGTGGCCGAGCAGACAATGCGTGCCATGCAGCAGAAGCTGGAGGACTTCCGCGACTATCGCCGCGTGCACAAGCCGCCACGCGTGCAGGAGAAGTGTCAGCTGGAGATCAACTTCAACACCCTGCAGACCAAACTGAGGCTGAGCAACAGGCCCGCCTTTATGCCCTCTGAGGGCAAGATGGTGTCG GACATCGCCAATGCCTGGAAGGGTCTGGAGCAAGTGGAGAAGGGCTACGAGGAGTGGCTGCTCACCGAGATCCGCCGCCTGGAGAGACTGGACCACCTGGCTGAGAAGTTCAAGCAAAAGTGCAACATGCACGAGTCCTGGACTGCAG GTAAGGAGGGCCTGCTGTCTCAGAAAGACTATGAGTCGGCATCCCTGATGGAGATCCGAGCTCTGATGAGGAAGCATGAGGCCTTTGAGAGCGACCTCGCCGCCCACCAGGACCGCGTGGAGCAGATCGCCGCAATCGCACAGGAGCTTAA CGAGCTGGACTACCACGATGCGGCCACTGTCAACTCCCGCTGTCAGGGCATCTGTGACCAGTGGGACAACCTGGGCACGCTGACCCAGAAGAGGCGGGACGCTCTGGAG CGCGTGGAGAAGCTATGGGAGACCATCGACCAGCTGTACTTGGAGTTCGCAAAGAGGGCGGCGCCCTTCAACAACTGGATGGACGGAGCTATGGAGGACCTGCAGGACATGTTCATCGTTCACAGCATTGAAGAGATTCAG ACTCTGATCACCGCCCACGACCAGTTCAAGGCCACGCTGCCAGAGGCCGACAAGGAGCGCATGGCCACGCTGGGTATCCACACCGAAATTGTGAAGATAGCTCAAACGTACGGAATCAAACTGTCCGGAATCAACCCGTACACCAACCTGTCCTCCCAGGACATCAGCACAAAATGGGACACG GTCAAACACCTGGTGCCCCTCAGAGACCAAATGCTGCAAGAGGAGGTGGCCCGCCAGCAGGCCAACGAGCGGCTCCGGCGCCAGTTCGCCGCCCAGGCCAACATCATCGGACCCTGGATCCAAACCAAGATGGAG GAGATCAGCCACGTGTCTGTGGACATCGCTGGCTCTCTGGAGGAACAGATGAACAGCCTGAAGCAATATGAGCAGAACATCATCAACTACAAGTCCAACATCGACAAGCTGGAAGGCGACCACCAGTTGAGCCAAGAGTCGCTCATCTTCGACAATAAGCACACCAACTACACCATGGAG CACATCCGCGTGGGCTGGGAGCAGCTGCTCACCACCATCGCAAGAACCATCAACGAGGTGGAGAACCAGATCCTGACCAGAGACGCCAAGGGCATTAGCCAAGAACAACTTAACGAGTTCAGGGCGTCCTTCAACCACTTTGACAGG AAGAGAAATGGCATGATGGACCCAGACGACTTCCGCGCCTGCCTCATCTCTATGGGCTACGACCTG GGGGAGGTGGAGTTTGCACGCATCATGACCCTGGTGGACCCCAACAACACAAACGTGGTCACCTTCCAAGCCTTCATCGACTTCATGACCCGGGAAACCGCAGAAACCGACACCGCCGAGCAAGTCATGGCCTCCTTCAAGATCTTGGCTTCAGACAAG AACTACATCACAGTGGAAGAGCTGCGCCGCGAGCTTCCGCTCGAGCAGGCTGAGTACTGCATCAGCCGCATGACCCGCTACGTCGGAGCTGAGAGCCCGCCAGGCGCCCTGGACTACATCTCTTTCTCCAGCGCCCTCTATGGGGAGAGCGACTTGTAA
- the actn3b gene encoding alpha-actinin-3b isoform X1: protein MLLHSRVPCLFSKPKLISGHMGHTSDTHIHTLRFINSNRCTSQYLIGVQAGHSRSPLPRPLHLFWARTRHWGSCAPPLSTKGAEEWEQSSRVHQDGTMTTLESHMTYTIHSEQTYMTQEDDWDRDLLLDPAWEKQQRKTFTAWCNSHLRKAGTQIENIEEDFRNGLKLMLLLEVISGERLPKPDKGKMRFHKIANVNKALDFICSKGVKLVSIGAEEIVDGNGKMTLGMIWTIILRFAIQDISVEETSAKEGLLLWCQRKTAPYRNVNVQNFHISWKDGLALCALIHRHRPDLIDYSKLRKDDPIGNLNTAFEVAEKFLDIPKMLDAEDIVNTPKPDEKAIMTYVSCFYHAFAGAEQAETAANRICKVLAVNQENEKLMEEYEKLASELLEWIRRTIPWLENRVAEQTMRAMQQKLEDFRDYRRVHKPPRVQEKCQLEINFNTLQTKLRLSNRPAFMPSEGKMVSDIANAWKGLEQVEKGYEEWLLTEIRRLERLDHLAEKFKQKCNMHESWTAGRSPLASARLSRRRMTMWNVVSGKEGLLSQKDYESASLMEIRALMRKHEAFESDLAAHQDRVEQIAAIAQELNELDYHDAATVNSRCQGICDQWDNLGTLTQKRRDALERVEKLWETIDQLYLEFAKRAAPFNNWMDGAMEDLQDMFIVHSIEEIQTLITAHDQFKATLPEADKERMATLGIHTEIVKIAQTYGIKLSGINPYTNLSSQDISTKWDTVKHLVPLRDQMLQEEVARQQANERLRRQFAAQANIIGPWIQTKMEEISHVSVDIAGSLEEQMNSLKQYEQNIINYKSNIDKLEGDHQLSQESLIFDNKHTNYTMEHIRVGWEQLLTTIARTINEVENQILTRDAKGISQEQLNEFRASFNHFDRKRNGMMDPDDFRACLISMGYDLGEVEFARIMTLVDPNNTNVVTFQAFIDFMTRETAETDTAEQVMASFKILASDKNYITVEELRRELPLEQAEYCISRMTRYVGAESPPGALDYISFSSALYGESDL from the exons ATGCTTCTTCACTCAAGAGTCCCTTGTCTATTTTCCAAGCCAAAGTTGATTTCCGGACACATGGGACACACttcagacacacacatacacacactccgcTTCATTAACAGCAACAGGTGCACATCTCAGTACTTGATTGGCGTGCAGGCGGGCCACTCGCGCAGCCCTTTACCCCGCCCCCTGCACCTTTTTTGGGCCAGAACCCGACACTGGGGGTCATGTGCGCCACCGCTTAGCACCAAAGGAGCAGAGGAGTGGGAGCAGTCCAGCAGAGTCCATCAAGA CGGCACCATGACGACGCTCGAGAGCCACATGACGTACACCATCCACAGTGAGCAGACGTACATGACCCAGGAGGATGACTGGGACCGGGACCTGCTGCTCGACCCAGCCTGGGAGAAGCAGCAGAGGAAG aCGTTCACAGCTTGGTGCAACTCTCACCTGAGGAAGGCTGGCACGCAGATTGAGAATATTGAGGAGGATTTCAGAAATGGCCTCAAGCTGATGTTGCTTCTGGAGGTCATATCCG GTGAGAGGCTTCCCAAACCAGACAAAGGCAAGATGCGCTTCCACAAGATCGCTAACGTAAACAAAGCTCTGGACTTCATCTGCAGCAAAGGCGTCAAGTTGGTATCCATCGGCGCCGAGG aAATTGTTGATGGAAACGGGAAGATGACTCTTGGAATGATTTGGACCATCATCCTACGCTTCGCTATCCAGGACATTTCtgttgaag AGACGTCTGCTAAGGAGGGTCTGCTGCTGTGGTGTCAGAGGAAGACCGCTCCCTACAGGAACGTCAATGTGCAGAACTTCCACATCAG CTGGAAGGACGGCCTGGCTCTGTGCGCCCTCATCCACAGACACAGACCTGACCTCATCGACTACTCCAAACTGAGAAAG GACGATCCCATTGGCAATCTGAACACAGCCTTTGAGGTGGCTGAGAAGTTCCTGGACATCCCAAAGATGTTGGATGCTGAAG ACATTGTCAACACGCCCAAACCCGACGAGAAAGCCATCATGACTTATGTATCCTGCTTCTACCACGCCTTTGCTGGCGCTGAGCAG GCTGAGACGGCCGCCAACCGGATCTGCAAGGTCCTGGCAGTCAACCAAGAGAACGAGAAGCTGATGGAGGAGTACGAGAAGCTGGCCAGCGAG CTTCTGGAGTGGATCCGCCGCACCATTCCCTGGCTGGAGAATCGCGTGGCCGAGCAGACAATGCGTGCCATGCAGCAGAAGCTGGAGGACTTCCGCGACTATCGCCGCGTGCACAAGCCGCCACGCGTGCAGGAGAAGTGTCAGCTGGAGATCAACTTCAACACCCTGCAGACCAAACTGAGGCTGAGCAACAGGCCCGCCTTTATGCCCTCTGAGGGCAAGATGGTGTCG GACATCGCCAATGCCTGGAAGGGTCTGGAGCAAGTGGAGAAGGGCTACGAGGAGTGGCTGCTCACCGAGATCCGCCGCCTGGAGAGACTGGACCACCTGGCTGAGAAGTTCAAGCAAAAGTGCAACATGCACGAGTCCTGGACTGCAGGTCGGTCTCCATTGGCGTCCGCTCGTCTGTCACGGCGCCGGATGACAATGTGGAATGTGGTTTCAGGTAAGGAGGGCCTGCTGTCTCAGAAAGACTATGAGTCGGCATCCCTGATGGAGATCCGAGCTCTGATGAGGAAGCATGAGGCCTTTGAGAGCGACCTCGCCGCCCACCAGGACCGCGTGGAGCAGATCGCCGCAATCGCACAGGAGCTTAA CGAGCTGGACTACCACGATGCGGCCACTGTCAACTCCCGCTGTCAGGGCATCTGTGACCAGTGGGACAACCTGGGCACGCTGACCCAGAAGAGGCGGGACGCTCTGGAG CGCGTGGAGAAGCTATGGGAGACCATCGACCAGCTGTACTTGGAGTTCGCAAAGAGGGCGGCGCCCTTCAACAACTGGATGGACGGAGCTATGGAGGACCTGCAGGACATGTTCATCGTTCACAGCATTGAAGAGATTCAG ACTCTGATCACCGCCCACGACCAGTTCAAGGCCACGCTGCCAGAGGCCGACAAGGAGCGCATGGCCACGCTGGGTATCCACACCGAAATTGTGAAGATAGCTCAAACGTACGGAATCAAACTGTCCGGAATCAACCCGTACACCAACCTGTCCTCCCAGGACATCAGCACAAAATGGGACACG GTCAAACACCTGGTGCCCCTCAGAGACCAAATGCTGCAAGAGGAGGTGGCCCGCCAGCAGGCCAACGAGCGGCTCCGGCGCCAGTTCGCCGCCCAGGCCAACATCATCGGACCCTGGATCCAAACCAAGATGGAG GAGATCAGCCACGTGTCTGTGGACATCGCTGGCTCTCTGGAGGAACAGATGAACAGCCTGAAGCAATATGAGCAGAACATCATCAACTACAAGTCCAACATCGACAAGCTGGAAGGCGACCACCAGTTGAGCCAAGAGTCGCTCATCTTCGACAATAAGCACACCAACTACACCATGGAG CACATCCGCGTGGGCTGGGAGCAGCTGCTCACCACCATCGCAAGAACCATCAACGAGGTGGAGAACCAGATCCTGACCAGAGACGCCAAGGGCATTAGCCAAGAACAACTTAACGAGTTCAGGGCGTCCTTCAACCACTTTGACAGG AAGAGAAATGGCATGATGGACCCAGACGACTTCCGCGCCTGCCTCATCTCTATGGGCTACGACCTG GGGGAGGTGGAGTTTGCACGCATCATGACCCTGGTGGACCCCAACAACACAAACGTGGTCACCTTCCAAGCCTTCATCGACTTCATGACCCGGGAAACCGCAGAAACCGACACCGCCGAGCAAGTCATGGCCTCCTTCAAGATCTTGGCTTCAGACAAG AACTACATCACAGTGGAAGAGCTGCGCCGCGAGCTTCCGCTCGAGCAGGCTGAGTACTGCATCAGCCGCATGACCCGCTACGTCGGAGCTGAGAGCCCGCCAGGCGCCCTGGACTACATCTCTTTCTCCAGCGCCCTCTATGGGGAGAGCGACTTGTAA
- the LOC133606503 gene encoding kinesin light chain 2-like, which yields MSTMVYPGEEALERLSQDEIVLNTKAVMQGLEALRGEHAQLLNSMLDCAQPPASQEKSGLLRKSMEAIELGLGEAQVIIALSGHLSAVESEKQKLRAQVRRLCQENQWLRDELAATQHKLQRSEQSVAQLEEEKKHLEFMNHIKKLDDDALPCEEKTGETSKDNLDDLFPNDDDQSAAQPSGEAAAQQGGYEIPARLRTLHNLVIQYASQGRYEVAVPLCKQALEDLEKTSGHDHPDVATMLNILALVYRDQNKYKEAAHLLNDALAIREKTLGKDHPAVAATLNNLAVLYGKRGKYKEAEPLCKRALEIREKVLGKYHPDVAKQLNNLALLCQNQAKYEEVEYYYGRALEIYQSKLGADDPNVAKTKNNLATCYLKQGKFKDAEALYKDILTRAHEREFGSVNNDNKPIWMHAEEREESKGKRKEAGPYVEYGSWYKACKVDSPTVNTTLKSLGALYRRQGKLEAAQTLEECTSKSRKQGFDAINQSKVVELLKDGGGERRHSREGGNGSGGPSEADDSAEWNGDGSGSLRRSGSFGKIRDALRRSSEMLVKKLQGSGPQEARNPGMKRASSLNFLNKSVETTQDANSPMLSDCRGLSASNVDLTRRSSLIG from the exons CAGGATGAGATTGTCCTCAACACCAAGGCGGTCATGCAGGGCTTGGAGGCGCTGCGCGGCGAGCACGCTCAGCTCCTCAACTCGATGCTGGACTGCGCTCAGCCTCCCGCCTCGCAGGAGAAGTCCGGTCTGCTGCGCAAAAGCATGGAGGCCATCGAGCTGGGCCTGGGAGAAGCTCAA GTGATCATTGCTCTGTCGGGCCACCTGAGCGCGGTGGAATCGGAAAAGCAGAAGCTGCGCGCCCAAGTGCGCCGCCTGTGTCAAGAGAACCAGTGGCTGCGGGACGAGCTGGCAGCCACGCAGCACAAGTTGCAGCGCAGCGAGCAGAGCGTGGCCCAactggaggaggagaagaagcacCTGGAGTTCATGAACCACATCAAGAAGCTGGACGACGATGCTTTGCCCTGCGAGGAGAAGACAGGGGAGACATCCAAGGACAACCTGGACGACCTGTTCCCCAACGACGACGACCAGAGTGCAG CTCAGCCCAGCGGTGAGGCGGCGGCACAGCAGGGCGGTTATGAAATCCCTGCCCGCCTCAGGACCCTGCACAACTTGGTGATCCAGTACGCCTCGCAGGGCCGCTACGAGGTGGCCGTGCCTCTCTGCAAACAGGCTTTGGAAGACCTGGAGAAAACATCGGGTCACGATCACCCCGACGTGGCCACCATGCTCAACATCCTGGCGCTGGTCTACAG GGACCAGAACAAGTACAAAGAAGCAGCGCACCTCCTCAATGACGCCCtcgccatcagggagaagacgctggggAAAGACCATCCGGCAGTGGCGGCCACCCTCAACAACCTGGCAGTTCTGTACGGGAAGAGGGGAAAGTACAAGGAGGCGGAGCCTTTATGCAAGCGAGCACTGGAGATTCGAGAGAAG GTGTTGGGGAAGTACCACCCAGACGTGGCCAAGCAACTTAACAACCTGGCGCTGCTGTGCCAGAACCAGGCCAAATATGAGGAGGTGGAGTATTACTACGGCCGCGCCCTGGAGATCTACCAGTCCAAGCTGGGCGCCGACGACCCCAATGTGGCAAAGACCAAAAACAACCTG GCCACGTGTTACCTCAAGCAAGGCAAGTTCAAAGACGCCGAGGCACTCTATAAGGACATCCTGACACGAGCGCATGAGCGTGAGTTTGGCTCAGTCAACA ACGACAACAAGCCCATCTGGATGCACGCGGAGGAGCGAGAGGAAAGCAAG GGGAAGCGCAAGGAGGCGGGGCCTTATGTAGAATATGGCAGCTGGTACAAGGCGTGCAAGGTGGACAG CCCTACGGTCAATACCACCCTTAAGAGTCTGGGTGCCCTCTACCGCCGCCAAGGCAAATTGGAGGCGGCCCAAACACTGGAGGAGTGCACCAGCAAGTCCCGCAAGCAG GGCTTTGACGCCATCAACCAGAGCAAGGTGGTGGAGCTCCTCAAGGATGGCGGAGGAGAGCGGCGACACAGCCGGGAGGGAGGCAACGGCTCgggggggcccagcgaagccgacgactcTGCCGAGTGGAACGGG GACGGGAGCGGCTCTCTGCGCCGCAGCGGTTCCTTCGGGAAGATCCGCGATGCTCTGAGGAGGAGCAGCGAGATGCTGGTGAAGAAGCTTCAAGGCAGCGGACCGCAAGAAGCTCGCAACCCAGG GATGAAGAGAGCGAGCTCGCTCAACTTCCTCAACAAGAGTGTTGAGACCACACAG GACGCCAACTCGCCAATGCTGTCGGACTGTCGAGGACTCAGTGCCAGCAACGTGGACCTGACCAGACGCAGCTCCTTGATTGGCTAG